From the Zonotrichia leucophrys gambelii isolate GWCS_2022_RI unplaced genomic scaffold, RI_Zleu_2.0 Scaffold_811_22204, whole genome shotgun sequence genome, the window gaaaaggctttgtgacgtccctgctcagaggggatcctcagcacagctctgaagatctgcacataggagaaaacaatgaacacaaaacatcCAAAACCGAAACAGATGGAAAACACAAGGAGTCCCAGTTCCCTGAggtgggatttggagcaggcgagcttgaggatctgtgggatttcacagaagaactggcccagggcattgccatggcacaggggcagggaaaatgtattggctgtgtgcaacAGTGAATAGAGaaagccactggcccaggcagctgctgccatgtgggcacaagctctgctgcccaggagggttccgtagtgcaggggtttgcagatggacacgtagcgaTCGTAGCACATTATGGTCAGGAGGAAATAATCTGTTATACCACAGAACACAAAAAAGAAgacctgtgcagcacatcctgtgtaggagatgtccctggtgtcccagagggaattgtgcatggctttggggacagtggtgcagatggagcccaggtcagtgagggccaggttgagcaggaagaagaacatgggcgtgtgcaggtggtggccgcaggctacggcgctgatgatgaggccgttgcccaggagggcagccagggagatgcccagcaagaggcagaagtgcaggagctgcagctgccgtgtgtctgccaatgccagcaggaggaagtggctgatggagctgctgttggacatttgcag encodes:
- the LOC135441992 gene encoding olfactory receptor 14J1-like; translated protein: MSNSSSISHFLLLALADTRQLQLLHFCLLLGISLAALLGNGLIISAVACGHHLHTPMFFFLLNLALTDLGSICTTVPKAMHNSLWDTRDISYTGCAAQVFFFVFCGITDYFLLTIMCYDRYVSICKPLHYGTLLGSRACAHMAAAAWASGFLYSLLHTANTFSLPLCHGNALGQFFCEIPQILKLACSKSHLRELGLLVFSICFGFGCFVFIVFSYVQIFRAVLRIPSEQGRHKAFSTCLPHLAVVSLFFCTVIFAYLKPPSMSSPSLDLALSVLYSVVPPALNPLIYSMRNQELKAAVCRLMTGSFQKN